Genomic segment of Vicugna pacos chromosome 31, VicPac4, whole genome shotgun sequence:
tgcatttccgcAATGAATAATGACGTGGAGCATCCttccatgtgcttgttggccatttgtacgtcttctttggagcAGTGTCCATTCAGGTGCTTCGCGCTTTGCAGAGTTGAGTTGTGCATAGCTTGGTGCCTCTGTCCGTGTCCTTTGTGTGAGTGGGACCGGGCAGCGCTTTGTGTGACTTGTCCTGGGCTCCTTTTGCATGGTGGTACGTCCGGGCGCTCATCAGTGTGAACGCAGGTAGTGCTGGGGCGTTTATGCTAGCTGCTGTATCGTGTTCCCCTGCACACTCACAGTCCACTCTCTCTTTTGCTTTTGATGGGCAGTTCGTAGTGCCCAGCTCTTGGCTGTTCCACATCACACCACAGTAACGCTTCTAACTCGTCTTACGGTGAGCATTGCTATACATGTCTGTTGGTGCTGGCGGCTGTGGAAGGATTGACTGGCAGCAGTTTAAACCACAAAGCAGTTAGTCTGAGTGATCTGGAGCCTTGGACACAGCTGTTCTCCTGGGTTATTATTTCTAAGAGTAGTTTCCTTAAGGGACGGACTTAGAACGTGTGTTAGCAAGCACCTTTCTCCAGCTGACAGTGTGTTGATACATAGCTGTCTGCACCTCCAGGttatagggtttcttttttttttaatagaagtattgttgattttcaatattaattagtttcatgtgtacaatatTGTGACTCAGTAGTTTTATAAGATTATCCTCCATTTAAAGTTGTTATTATATAATTTTGgctatattccatgtgctgtacaacatatccttgtagcttatttattttacacgtAGCAGTTTGTCCCTTAATCCCCTGCCCCATcttgcccctctccccttctctccccccactggtaaccactagtttattctctatatctgtgtctatttctgttttgttatgttcaccatttgcttaactttttaagatctcacatacaagtgataacatacagtatctgtctttctctgtctgacttactttactaagcataatatcctTCGGTTTCGTCTATGTTGTTGTCAGTGGCAAAATGTTCTTTTTAacgactgagtagtattccactgtgtaaataaaCCACgccttctttatctagtcatctgttgatggacacttaggttgcttccatatcttagctgttgtaaataatgctgcatgaacattggggtgcgtgtatctttttgaattagtgtttttgatttctttgaagatatacccagcagtggaattacTAGATACCTGGTagctccatttttagtttttttaaagaacttcatACTGTTCTCTATTGTGCCTCCACTAATTTACACTCGCACCAACAGTGTattagagtttccttttctccacgtcctcaccagccAGGTAACAGGGTTTCTTAAGGCCAAAAACAAATTCTGACtttcctttgttcctctgttACAAACTGGATTGTTCCTCCTGTAGAGTTAAAAGATGCAGCGGAGGCTTATGGACTAGATAATTAtggattattaataaaaataaaagctctgCCCTCAATAAATACCTAAAGACTTGCTGAGACACagtgtttccttccttttctgcttGTCCCGAGGACTGTTGACTCTGTAATTTCCTAGACGCCTGTGTGGACTGTCTTAGGTGCCGCTAGCCGGCACCTTTAACCCCAGCTCCAGGGGGAGATCAGAGTGCAGACTCCCTGCACTCCCCTCCCAGGCACGCCTTTACACTGACGCTACACATTTGTGTCTATTGTTCTGTAGCGCTTTGAAAATACCTCATTAGCTATCTCGTAGCATCTCAGTAGCAGCCAAAATTCTTAAGGAACACACCTGTGAGCAAGTTTAATCTAGAACTGGTTGGTGTTACTACTCATTGCAAAGAGGGAGGATGCACACGACGGGGAACCCTAGATGCCTCAGTAGGAGGGTGTTAGCACACAGCTACACAGGGCTTGGGCTTTGACTGGGGGGTTGGGGGCGGGCCTGACAATGATGGCTCACTTTAGATGGGATGCTGAAAGCCAGGGCAATCGTGTGACTCATCTCTCGATAAATCTTAACTGTAGGAGGGAGGATTATAGCCAGAATAAAGCCATTACTGGAAACAAAGTAGATGTCGCTCATTTTAACCAAGAGAATAGAGTGTGTGGCATTTTGGGGTGGGGCTGTGGCACAGTGACCTGTTTTCTGTACTTAGAATGCAGAATGCAGTGATGAATTGCCTTCAGCTTGTCTCACTTTATCACGGTCTCAGAGTAGTCTTGCTTTGCACTGGTGTTCTGTGATATCTCTTGACGTTTATGTCCAGGCTCACTTCTGGGTATCAGCAGGGCTgcttttagtttgtttttgtttttcccctctcacaataaaaaagaagtaTGGCAGAAACTTTCATTTTCTGTTGGAAGGCATCATTGTAGAATTttagaaatcaatgaagaaatatAGATCTTCTAGCCAAACCCACTCAGTGTATGAAGGAGAAACAGATGAACAGAGTAAGTGCATTGTTGGCTCAAATGTATTTTCTAAGATTTTCTTAATCCCCTACTCCCAAATTTTGTATTTGTGAAATCTTGATATAGTAAAAAATCATAAATGTTAAAACCACCCGTAAGACTTCAGTTCACCCATCCTTTAAACAGTGCCTCAgcctgggcctgcagactccttcTGCGTAGGGTTTAAGCCTCTGTCAGcacctctccccagctctgttcAGTAGGAAACCAGTGAAGTGATACTGGAGtgtaatgaaatgaaacaaagaaaaaccacaaaaatTGTATATAAAGTCTGGTCATAATTTGAATATgatatgttttaataaataagaatttaaCCACTGCTAAACTATCCATATGCTAAGGGCAAAAAAATGTTACCCTAATGAAAAGAACGTAGACATGATAGCCTGTGAAACCTAGTgggataaagttaaaaaatagagtaCTTCTCCGGGGCTATCAGGCAGCACCTTGTTCAGGTCTGTGATGTACAGTATTTGCTCATGTTACCATTCCTTTGTGTGCTGATAGATCATGTCATGTCACATCGTGCATTGAATCGTGGATCATATATAGCATATCATACAGCACATCATATACAGTATCATGAACTGTTTCATTTGATGGTCATGCATCTGAGAGCAAGTTGCATGATTTTCACACTTTCTCAGTCTTCACTGACCCAGCTTCACCTTGACAAGCACAGCTGACCTCCCACTGTGCCCTCCCCGAGATCGGAGTGCGTGAGCTAATGACAGCCCTACTGAAGATCACTGGGTAATGCAGACAGTGTGCAAGAATCGGCCAGTCGACTCTTCATTtagtctgttctctatgtctacTGATATGTCCAAGTGATTGATTTCTGCATCAGAACTCAAATACTTCTCCTTCTCAACTTGCCCTTCACACATCATCGTCCAACAGCAAGTGCTGACAGCTAGATGCTGCCTTCGCTAAAGCTTGTTTATTGATCACACTCCCCTCCTCTCAGCTTCCGGCCCCTGCGCTGGGAGACGGTGTTTCCCGTCTGCCCACGCTAAGGCTGGATCACGGCGGATGCGTGGCCTGCTGGCTGGGGCTCCTCAGCATGCCAGTTTGTGAGCATGATCAATGGTGTGCACCCTAGGAATATTGATCGGATGTTTAAGTTTGTCCAATATTTTTACTCCCCTGCTTCCTAGTCAAGTCACTATATCCATAAATTTAACTTAATgagtccatttttcttttctttctccagaaCTGTTTACCTGGCCCAAAACATCTTCCAGTGGGTTTTCCATATGtaaaacctgtttttttttttaattactaaataaAACTACTGCCTCCAAATTTTGCCTTGAAAGCAGCAGGATACTTCCAACAATCTCATGTAAATGCAAACCACTGcatttatttcttaattgaagtacagtcagttacagtgtgtcaatttctggtgtacagcacagtgtcccggtcatgcatatacatacatgtattcgttttcatattttttattgaagattattacaagatattgaacattgttccctgtgctatacagaagaaacttttaaaatctatttttatgtatagtggctaacatttgttagtctcaaacccccaaatttatcccttcccaccccttttccccagtaaccataagattgtttactatatctgtgagtctgtttctgttttgtagaggagTTCATAGtgtccgtttttttttttaatattccacatatgagtgatatcatatggtatttttctttgtggcttacttcatttagaatgatgatctccaggtccatccatgtgctgcaaatggcattattttattcttttttatggctgaatagtattccattgtataaatgtaccacatgatccagcaatcccacttctggctatatatctggagggaactctgagAAAGataatgcaccccagtgttcatagcagcactatatacaatagccaagacatggaagcaacctaaatgtccattgacagatgactggataaagaagttgcagtatatttatacagtggaatgctactcagccataaaatagaatttagttttattttgaaaacatgatAGAAATACTGGCGTAAACGTCTAAAAAAGAAAGTACCGCTTTCATGATTGTGAGATGTTGTAGAGCATCTATAGGGAAGTGGGCTACTTAGTTAGTAAATAACTGGACATCAGAGGACGCCCGTGGTCACTTTGCATAGCTCCATGGTTCAGGAACGTAAGAGAgcaaatttcaaaaaattaatagctatttttgtgaaatactttatagcctgaatatattttttcttaatttaaaaaaagaatcagaatataCATGTCTATATATGAGTAAATGAATTGccttgctgtgcacctgaaactaacattgtaagtcaactacactccAGTAAACAGTAAAATAACGTAAACACGCCCACAGAGCCCTCGCGTCAGCTCCGTTGTCTCTTGTGAAGGAGCCCGGACGCCGTCGCCCCAGAGAGTGGCCTCAGAGACGTAACCAGACGTATCCTTGACGTCTGTTCATGGTCTAGGTGTTACCACGTCAAGGGCAACAGACATTTTACGACCAGTGAGGAACATGTAGTCTCAACTAAGTGCACAATTTGGGAAGCATTAGGCAGACAATGGGACCTCTGTTATTATTATAATAGAAATTCTGATTAAATATATGCTTTTCAAAAACAGGTGTTAAAATGCCAAGTCCCACGTAATTTGAGGTAATACATATTTCAAGAACCAGTGAAGCAACGTATTtcctaaaatttcaaaattgttttaagcAGCGTATCGTTTTATAGCCCTGTAATAATAAATGCataataaatatgaatttccTGAGTCTTGGAAAATGTGCATTTCTTAGAATTGTGTAATATGTGACTCCTCCTAAGTGGTTCAGAAGTGTAAGCTATCATTGCTGAGCATTACGGTTTTTTTCGTATTCTAGAGACATGCAGACAGGCATCTGGCTGCACTGCCAcatttgaaaaggagaaaaataaacgtCATTTAATATTAAGCAGTAAGTACAAGTACGCTAGGGGATGTAGCAGAAATATTGCAAAAACCTGTCTCATCTGTGAGAAAGCCTCATGTGTTGGACAATTGCATCACTTAGAAGTCGAGCAAACCTCTCAAGTCGGACACCAGCTGTTCTGTGCAGCGAGAACGCGCTGCCTGCACGGCTGGCGAGCAGGTGGCAGGTGCCTCTCGGCTGCTTCCTTCCGCCCTGGATCCCACTTGCTGCGGGGAGGCAAGGGAAGGCAAGGGAAGAAGTCACTTGGAGTACAGCGACTTATtcgcaacaaaattaaaaaatgggagcCCCTGATGCCGTTTGACTGGCagtccctggggctggggagacGCTTCCCCTCATGAGAGGCGGACAGAGTTTTACTCCTTTTCAGAGTTTGTCATTCTTTAAACTGTGAGTCAGAGCTCGAGCTGATGAAACCCTGTGACAGGTTTTGCAGGTTTCCATGCGGAAGAGCAGCGGTTTCTGGGGAAGGCTGCTGTGGGAGGTGCCTGCGTGAGGCCGGTGTGCTCTGCGGGAGGGCTCTGTGTGCGGACCCTCGTTTCTGCTGTGGTCGGCTTATGACGTTGTGTGCGTTTCTGGTATGTAGCATTGTGATTCGGTTACACGTACATATgtacatgcatatgtgtgtgccttttcatgttctttttcactataggccatttcaaggtattgaatatatataGTTCTGTGTGTTATACAATAGGACcgtgttatttatctattttatatatagtagtttgtatctgcaaatcctgaactgaGGGGTTGTCTCCGTGTGGGTCTCTGTCAGGGGTCTCTGTGTGGGGACTCCTAGTGCGGGGCCTCCACTGCTGGCCTTACCGCACCTTATGCAGGACAAGGGCAGAGGGACTTGCCCCTTCCTGTTTCTTGCTGTTCTAACAGTGTCCCCTCCATGTGGCTTCTCCCCGCAGGAGCCTTggggtccccccaccccagcactcaCCGGTCGCTGGCCCTGAGAGGACGCAGCGGCAGCCAGGCTCAGGGTCCCCACTCTGTGCCCTCCTCCCCTGAGCTCCCGAGGGCGGTCTGTTGGCCCgagtcccagcccctcccacagGTCCTGAGCCCACCCTGCAGGATGGGGCCCAAGGCAGGACCTGGCTCCAGGGAGAAACCGCAGGCCTGTGCCTGCTCGCGCCTCCGCCCCGGGTCCCGGTCCCATGAGTTGGGGTCTTGACGGGCGTGGGGGCAGGGCCATCCCTGCTGTCACCTGGATGAGGGGCCCCTCCTGGAGCAGGACTGGCCCTTGTGGGAGTGACTATGACACGAAGCACCGATCACTCTGGAGCATTGCTCCCCTTCTCCCAGCTTCCGTGTGGCCGGGCCGGGGAGGAAAGCCGGACGGCACCCCAGTCCCCACAGGTCACTTCCGCCCGCTGTGTGACAGATCCTGTCTGCTGGCCTCTTCCCGCTCCGGGCTCTGGGTCAGCAAGGCTGAGAGCCAGGTGAGACTTGCTAGGACCCCGGGACAGTCTCTGGGCCATTTAAGTCCCGTCTGTCCCCTGGGAGCCTCCTTGGACCCCATGTGTAGGTGAAGGCCGCAGACCGCCAGTCTGTCCCGAGCTCCCCGTCCTGTGAAAGCTTAGTACACACTCTGTGGAGAAGTGAGCCTTCTTGCTGGAGGCTTTGCTGCCTCTGTGAGCCTGGCCCTCCGAGCAGGAGCTGCAGGTGGCTGCCCTCTGGGTTTGGGGAGCTGGAGGAGGGTGGACCCTCCGGGGAGAGCCCCCGGGCCCCGTCTTCTCCGCTCTGGGCCTGTAGACGGTGGTGGGATGCGGGCGCCCTGtgccacctgcctcctccccatgAACCGCCCCCGCCACAGGGTGCCCAGTGTCCCACCGTCAGACGGTGAGGTGACTGCACAGAGTCACAGGCCGGGGGGGAGGTGGGCGCTGTGGGCCGGGCTGCCCCCTCCTCTGGGGCAGGCTGGACAGGCCCTCGGAGGTCTTGGGGCTCCCGCCGCACATGCCCAGAGCTGGGGCAGCCGCGTTCCAGATCCCGAGAAAGGCAGAGGGGGGGCCGCTCCGGGCCCATCTCAACCCAGCttcatggggaggggagggctcaggGCAGGTGTCACCTCTTCCCACCAAGacgtggcgggggtggggggcaaggtTTCTCCCAGCTCTGGACGCGGGGCCAGCGCTGCCCCCAATCCGCTTCCTTAATCTGCCATGTGAACTTGTCTCTGACACTTGCTGGAGACTGAGGGGAATTTCAGCCTCTGCAAAACCCTCCCCTCCAGCCGCACAAGTTCAAGGTAGAGAGCACGTGGGGGGGAGTAAGGCTGAGCCAGATCGTGGGAAAGGGGAGATCTTCTGGCTTTGTTCTCCGAGACAGGCCCTGGatgctttcatttgtttctgtaaTGCTGGTAGTTGCGGGACTTAAAGGAGCAACTGGGGTGAGGGTGAGAATTCCACGCTGGGGTCAACCTCCCTCCATGGCCCCGTCGTCCCTTCTGGAAGCCAAAGCAAGCACTTGgctccccttcccttctccccagcaggacacTAGACAGACGCCACACCGGTCATGGGAAAAAAACATGTATTTGGGGGAACAATAAAAGTTGTGGTTGGAAGGAGCCATTAGCACACAGAGGATGTGCTAACATGATAAGGAACAGATTTTCTTTGAATGTACTTAATATTTTCTTGGGCAAAATCTATCCTACGAGGAAAGAAACGAGGATCATGTTTTGATAGACAAGAAGGAGCACATTTCTGAGGACAGCATTTTGGGTTGAGGGGCAGGTGGCCTGAGGCACCTGCCACCCTTGGTCCATGCTGGCAAGGTCTGCCTGGCTCCCTGATTGGGAAGGCACACTTGCCACCCCAGTCTCTGGTCTGCCTGGTCTTGTCGAGATAGCTGTGGTCCTTGTGGCTGGCTTGGTGACTGTAGTCCATATCTCTCCTTACTCTTCTCTGTTCTGAGGAGCAGAGAACCCCATCGTAGTGGGAATGTCCACGTCCTTGGACCTGGACTGGTTCTTTGTGCTGACTTACCTCCAAGGCATGGAGTCCCAACTTGTCCACCAGGATCTGTCCAACAGCCTTGGCGACTGTCCGAGCATCAACAGTCGCGCTGTTCGTAACAAATCTGCCTTTGTTGGGCTCCTGGCGCTGAGCAGTGTTAGATGCAGGCTTGCTTTTTTGAAGGAAAACTTCCGTTTCTTTGCGTTTTTTCTTGGGAGTAAGGCACTGATGAAAGTGCCTCATCCTTTTACTGAagtggccttctggtgagatgtgCCCCTGCCCTGGCTGGAGGTGTTTCCTGCCGAGGGACTCTCCAGCTCCCCTGGCCGGGGGAGGAAGGCTCCGCCCACTGGCTTGGGGGGCTCTCAGGCCTGAAGACCTTTCTTCGTGCTCTCCCGGTTTGCTTCCCCAGTCCTGCTCCTCAGCCGGGGCAGGCACCTCACTCTgggcctctgcttcttcatcctcTTCTGGTTGGAGCCTCTTAAAGGCCCTCCAGTCCTCATCTTCCCCTGGTCTGAGCCGTGCACAGACCGCTCCCTCATCAGACGAGGCCATCTGGCCCCTACACGGGTCCTTAACTTTTGGTTTCCCGGGTCCCTGTGGTCCTTGGATGCTCTTCGGTTCTTCATACTCTCCGGGTTGGAGTCTCCTAATGGCCCTCCGCTCGTTAGTTGGAGCAGGCACCTCACTTTGGCTCTTATATGGGTCCCTAAGTTTGGGTTTTCTGGATTGTTGCTGTCCCTGGCTACCCTGTCCACTTGTTTTGAGGCCATATAGCGCCTGGAAAGCTGGTGCCCCCCCACTAGCATGTGCCCCTAGGGGACTGGACGGGAACCTACAAGAAGCCAAGATGTCTGCCACAAGGAGCACATCAGTGTGAGGGCCCTGAAGGAGCACTTGAGAGGCAGAGTCTTGGAGGAGCGTGCCCGTGGCATGGTCCTGAAGGAGGTTATCAGTGTGAGAATCTGGACGGAGATCACCAGTGGCATGGCCTTGAGGCTGATTCTTTGATTCCACTTTGCTTCCGAGCTCAAACTCACTAGCCTGTGTTTTAAGGCGTGGCTTCTTTGGATCTTGGCCAGCTGACTTTGTTGGTGGTGACAAGCTCTTACAAGTAGCTGGAAACCCTGATCTCTTCCGATCCACGTCAGAGGCTTGGGATTTGGCCAGCATACTGGGTCCCGATGTGACTTCCCAAGCAGGATCCTCCTCCACCTGCGTTGCCTCCAAGGCCTGTCTGGCCCTTGAAGATTGGGACTGTAAGTCCCTCTCCAGGATGGAGGCACTCTGGCAGGGATCTCGTGTGGCCCAACCCCAGCTCTCTCCCCTTGGCTTATTCCTGGTCACTGTTGAGCTTGAACTGGCCTCTGTGTTGCTTTCCTTGGCCGCCAGGGCAGTCCCCCTCTGCCAGGTTCTGCCCATGAGGCTGCGTGTGAGTGTCTGAGACGGTGGCCCGCCCTCCTGACGAGGGGCCTCGGAGGGCGCCTGGCTGTCCCTAGGTGGGAtcttccccaggggcctctcagTCTCCCTGCacacaggggagggggcagggaggggactcATCAGGGTGAGACGTGACTCTCctgttgtcactttctctcccAGATAGGGCTGAGGTTTTCCCAGAAGTGTGGTGAAGCTGTCTTTCGGGTGTGCCCCAGACTGCCAGGTGGCTGAGGGGGCGAAGGTGGACCTTGGGAGGGACAAGGGTTGAGCCTCATATAGCTTAAGGTTAATGGGCTCGAAGTCCTGGGGAGGCAGGCCCCACCTGTGCCTTACTCGGTATCTTATGATATGTGCTCCCAGCATCTGTTGAATGCTTGGACTGAGGAAGGAAAGCTGATGGAAGGTGTTTACGCAGGGTTCCCAGTGCTTCAAGAATGCACGGTTTCTCCTTTCCTGGTGAATGTGGGACTCAGAAGAACCATGGCTGGCCACAAGCCAGGACTGGTGCATGCTCACAGGAATCAAACCCTGGTTAATCTGCCCCAACTTCCTGCCCAAATGGGCTCTCAAGACTTTTTCTAGGTGTTTTTTATCTGGGCCCCTGGATAAGTAACTTCCTATGTTACTCTTCAAAGGCCTCATCAAGCATCTTTCTGACTCCTTTGCAGAGCTAATTTCTAGAAACTGCACAGGGAACCTGGCCCTGGAGCGATCTTTCGAGATCCTCCTCAGACACGGCTTTAGACCCTTGCTGAAGTCCTTTCCTGGTTGGAACTCTGTCTGAGTCTGCCTGTGGGATCCTCTGTGGCACCTGGACCCTGTCTTGTGTGGTTTCAGGCTTTTGCCTACAAATGTAGGGGGCGGCCAGGGTTCCTGCTTGCCCTGTGTCTGGTAAGTCCCTGAGGACTGGCCCTGAGGTGAACTCAGTTCCAGAGTCAGTTGGATCCTGCAGGGCAGGCGACTCCGGAGTTGACCTTTGTTGAGCCTCTTTGGAAGATGTTGATACTGGAGATTAGGGCTGATTGAGCCCCCGTGAAGAAAGGAAACTGACCTCTGGGCCGGGGAGGCCCCTCTCGCCTGGGGAAGGTTGGGAATGAAGACTCCCTGAGGTCTTCTGACGCCTGAGGGTGGAGGCCTCCcgctttgctgctgctgctgctgcagcggCTGGCATTCCCGATGCTGAGTTTCAGGTGGGATAAAAGATTGTGCCTGTTTCTGGAATGTAGGGCAAGATGGCCCGTAGGTCCTCATCTGGGGTGAAGAGGAAGGTTCGAATAGGAGAGAAATTGGGAGGTAGGACTGGGCCTGGATCTCAGCCTGAGgagccaggggtgggggctgggactgAGGCAAGTTTTGAGTGAAAAGCTGGGATTGGGTCCCCAGGCCGGGCAAGAGTGGGGCCTGAGAAAGACTTAAAGGTATACTGGGTTGAATGGAAATGGGAAAGCCATTAGAGGCTCCGTTGAATAAAACAGAGGGTGCCTTCAGTTGAGAAGAACTGGAAACGAGGGCTGAAGCCACCAGGGACTCACTGTGCAAAGAGGGGAGGCCCCAGAAGAGCTGGCTGTATTTCTGCTCTAAGTGGTCCCTCAGGACCTCCGGGCGGGAGAGTTGCCGAGGACCCGACAGCTGCTCTGGCTTGTCTTTCACGTTCCAGAAAGACCGAGGGGCCGCGGGGTTCTGCTCCTCGCCCCCTGACCACCACGTACGCCCTCGAGGGCTCAGATGGTAGTCAGAGCTCACTTGTTCTGCTGATGACCcacccttttctttctccttccaggcCTTAAGTTTTACTCTCTTGGCGGTTAGCATCTCCAGTAGCTTCTGGATGTCCGGGTTGACAAATGAGGGGCTACCAATCTCTACCTGCTTATTTGTGGGGCCTCCCCAGAAGTGGGCCTTTGCTGGGTGCTCTTGCTGGAACTTTGATGAGGTGGGAAAGAACAAGGCCTTGGTGGTCTCCCACCAGCTGGAGAGGAACGAAATGGGACAGCTTATGCGCCCAAGACTCAAGATGGCTGGGATGGTAGACGACAAAAAGGAGTTACGGGGGCTCTTTGGGATGGTACCCAGTGGGGTTGTCTCCAGATTGGGCTGGTCTTAAGGGTCTGCTGACAGGGTGGAGACCTGGGTCAGAGGAGC
This window contains:
- the LOC140690763 gene encoding spermatogenesis-associated protein 31E1-like, with translation MLTAKRVKLKAWKEKEKGGSSAEQVSSDYHLSPRGRTWWSGGEEQNPAAPRSFWNVKDKPEQLSGPRQLSRPEVLRDHLEQKYSQLFWGLPSLHSESLVASALVSSSSQLKAPSVLFNGASNGFPISIQPSIPLSLSQAPLLPGLGTQSQLFTQNLPQSQPPPLAPQAEIQAQSYLPISLLFEPSSSPQMRTYGPSCPTFQKQAQSFIPPETQHRECQPLQQQQQQSGRPPPSGVRRPQGVFIPNLPQARGASPAQRSVSFLHGGSISPNLQYQHLPKRLNKGQLRSRLPCRIQLTLELSSPQGQSSGTYQTQGKQEPWPPPTFVGKSLKPHKTGSRCHRGSHRQTQTEFQPGKDFSKGLKPCLRRISKDRSRARFPVQFLEISSAKESERCLMRPLKSNIGSYLSRGPDKKHLEKVLRAHLGRKLGQINQGLIPVSMHQSWLVASHGSSESHIHQERRNRAFLKHWEPCVNTFHQLSFLSPSIQQMLGAHIIRYRVRHRWGLPPQDFEPINLKLYEAQPLSLPRSTFAPSATWQSGAHPKDSFTTLLGKPQPYLGEKVTTGESRLTLMSPLPAPSPVCRETERPLGKIPPRDSQAPSEAPRQEGGPPSQTLTRSLMGRTWQRGTALAAKESNTEASSSSTVTRNKPRGESWGWATRDPCQSASILERDLQSQSSRARQALEATQVEEDPAWEVTSGPSMLAKSQASDVDRKRSGFPATCKSLSPPTKSAGQDPKKPRLKTQASEFELGSKVESKNQPQGHATGDLRPDSHTDNLLQDHATGTLLQDSASQVLLQGPHTDVLLVADILASCRFPSSPLGAHASGGAPAFQALYGLKTSGQGSQGQQQSRKPKLRDPYKSQSEVPAPTNERRAIRRLQPGEYEEPKSIQGPQGPGKPKVKDPCRGQMASSDEGAVCARLRPGEDEDWRAFKRLQPEEDEEAEAQSEVPAPAEEQDWGSKPGEHEERSSGLRAPQASGRSLPPPARGAGESLGRKHLQPGQGHISPEGHFSKRMRHFHQCLTPKKKRKETEVFLQKSKPASNTAQRQEPNKGRFVTNSATVDARTVAKAVGQILVDKLGLHALEVSQHKEPVQVQGRGHSHYDGVLCSSEQRRVRRDMDYSHQASHKDHSYLDKTRQTRDWGGKCAFPIREPGRPCQHGPRVAGASGHLPLNPKCCPQKCAPSCLSKHDPRFFPRRIDFAQENIKYIQRKSVPYHVSTSSVC